A genome region from Lucilia cuprina isolate Lc7/37 chromosome 3, ASM2204524v1, whole genome shotgun sequence includes the following:
- the LOC111683893 gene encoding retinol dehydrogenase 12-like has product MTIAEFLNYILCRDQVQIMCFKGGPEFEFICWCLLSAAAMYVFYLWREGPYYTKQNRLDGNVVVITGCNTGIGKETALEMAKRGARVYMACRNFDKCEKARREIVNLSGNTQVFNRTLDLSSLKSVREFAENFLKEEKRLDILINNAGIMSTPRKLTQDGFEQQFGVNHLGHFLLTNLLLDLIKASAPSRIVVVSSLAHIFGNFDKEDMNLEKSYTRFGAYGRSKLANILFTRKLGRMLKDANVSVNCLHPGSVQSELTRYDPVLNFFSSIFSKFVLRSTKGGAQTILYLALDPEMQDKTGGYYDRMKLYPLLAKARDDEMADWLWQESEKLVGLREK; this is encoded by the coding sequence ATGACTATAgcggaatttttaaattatatattatgtcGCGATCAAGTGCAGATCATGTGTTTTAAGGGTGGCCCAGAATTTGAGTTTATCTGTTGGTGTTTGCTGTCCGCCGCTGCCATGTATGTGTTCTATTTGTGGCGTGAAGGGCCCTATTATACTAAGCAGAATCGTTTGGATGGTAACGTGGTGGTGATAACTGGCTGTAATACCGGCATAGGTAAAGAAACCGCTTTGGAAATGGCTAAACGTGGAGCCAGGGTTTATATGGCTTGTCGTAATTTCGATAAATGCGAGAAAGCTAGAAGAGAAATTGTTAATTTATCTGGCAATACTCAAGTATTCAATCGTACTTTGGATTTGTCCTCCCTTAAATCGGTAAGAGAATTTGCGGAAAATTTTCTCAAAGAAGAGAAACGTTTGGATATATTAATCAATAATGCCGGTATAATGAGTACCCCACGCAAATTAACCCAAGATGGTTTTGAGCAACAATTCGGTGTCAATCATTTGGgtcattttcttttaacaaatttactacTCGACTTGATTAAGGCCTCAGCACCCAGTCGCATAGTGGTGGTTAGTTCATTGGCTCACATATTTGGTAATTTTGATAAAGAAGACATGAATTTAGAAAAGTCTTACACCAGATTCGGTGCCTATGGTCGCAGTAAATTGgcaaatatattatttacccGTAAATTGGGACGTATGCTGAAAGATGCAAATGTTAGCGTTAATTGTTTACACCCGGGTTCTGTGCAATCGGAATTAACACGTTATGATCCTGTTTTGAATTTctttagttctatattttctaaatttgttctACGCTCTACAAAAGGAGGAGCTCAAACTATATTGTATTTGGCTTTAGATCCAGAAATGCAAGATAAAACTGGTGGTTATTATGATAGAATGAAATTGTATCCATTGTTGGCAAAGGCCAGAGATGATGAAATGGCTGATTGGTTGTGGCAGGAAAGTGAAAAGTTGGTGGGTTTGAGAGAGAAGTAA